One Halobacterium zhouii genomic region harbors:
- a CDS encoding DR2241 family protein, with the protein MSVADELVDAADAGIDFDGLTVEPYRDAYRWQTAEEDAVLTAAELRERTDDPYATNWHYWEREVEGRGTARRAFLRWVEGADVELTDGSTDERADDLPVPERYEGLRGGHTRTWGELAVTVVLSEDGTRRYDVRHEDDVGENVDAYTDPLEARHLVKHDDDGRYRPLSTAPTLPHGWAFVDLDAPDLVQTVEYVYPATVANWWREQNGDLDVTNWEETAERQSGIYQIVEQLDREALEWAVEACCVDSQCVKRREWDASEDDELEAPRGDGEFPCREPCSVFVSAARKFVTLEREESREYTLELTPAEKEQLEALVDAVADDSTGEIREADLNEPANRYRARYLRAKRMDEQGFTGTPTYPEDHE; encoded by the coding sequence ATGTCGGTCGCCGACGAACTCGTCGACGCCGCGGACGCGGGCATCGACTTCGACGGCCTCACCGTCGAACCGTACCGCGACGCCTACCGCTGGCAGACGGCCGAGGAGGACGCGGTGCTCACTGCCGCGGAACTCCGCGAGCGCACCGACGACCCTTACGCCACGAACTGGCACTACTGGGAGCGTGAGGTCGAAGGCCGGGGCACCGCGCGCCGCGCGTTCCTCCGCTGGGTGGAGGGCGCTGACGTGGAACTCACCGACGGGTCGACCGACGAGCGCGCCGACGACCTGCCGGTTCCGGAGCGGTACGAGGGCCTCCGCGGCGGGCACACCCGAACCTGGGGCGAACTCGCGGTCACCGTCGTCCTGAGCGAGGACGGCACCCGGCGCTACGACGTTCGCCACGAGGACGACGTGGGTGAGAACGTGGACGCCTACACCGACCCGCTTGAGGCGCGACACCTGGTGAAACACGACGACGACGGTCGCTACCGCCCGCTCTCTACGGCACCGACGCTCCCGCATGGGTGGGCGTTTGTCGACCTCGACGCCCCCGACCTCGTGCAGACCGTGGAGTACGTCTACCCCGCGACGGTGGCGAACTGGTGGCGTGAACAGAACGGCGACCTCGACGTCACGAACTGGGAGGAGACCGCCGAGCGCCAGAGCGGGATCTACCAGATCGTCGAGCAACTCGACCGCGAAGCCCTGGAGTGGGCGGTCGAGGCGTGCTGTGTCGACTCCCAGTGCGTGAAACGCCGGGAGTGGGACGCGAGCGAGGACGACGAACTCGAGGCCCCCCGCGGCGACGGCGAGTTTCCGTGCCGGGAGCCGTGTTCGGTGTTCGTCTCCGCGGCGCGCAAGTTCGTGACCCTGGAGCGCGAGGAGAGCCGCGAGTACACTCTCGAGTTGACGCCAGCGGAGAAAGAGCAACTCGAAGCGCTCGTCGACGCGGTGGCCGACGACAGCACGGGCGAAATCCGCGAAGCAGATCTCAACGAACCCGCGAACCGCTACCGGGCGCGGTACCTGCGCGCGAAGCGGATGGACGAACAGGGCTTTACGGGTACGCCGACGTACCCCGAGGACCACGAGTAG
- a CDS encoding CbiX/SirB N-terminal domain-containing protein: MQALVIVGHGSHLNPGSSDPAFAHADTIREAGAFDEVREAFWKEEPSFREVLRTLESEEVFVVPLFVAEGYFTEQVIPRELRLEDWGDENWDSEGTDADHVTLDAADVGKTVHYCGPVGTHDSMSDVIVERAKSVAGDEDVGSVDESHSSARQTESDGGFGLAVVGHGTERNENSAKATHYHADRIRETGRFEEVQAVFMDEDPEVDDVAALVDTEDVVVVPLFVADGFHTQEDIPEDMGLTADALDGGYPVPGEVDGVRIWYSGAVGTEPLVADVILERAADAGADVTDAIERVREQTGGAGSTGSEGSRSERETRGSQAINGGD; the protein is encoded by the coding sequence ATGCAGGCCCTGGTCATCGTCGGACACGGCTCGCACCTCAATCCGGGTTCCTCGGACCCGGCGTTCGCGCACGCGGACACCATCCGCGAGGCGGGCGCGTTCGACGAGGTTCGCGAAGCGTTCTGGAAGGAGGAGCCGTCGTTCCGCGAGGTGCTCCGCACGCTCGAATCCGAGGAGGTGTTCGTCGTCCCCCTGTTCGTCGCGGAAGGGTATTTCACCGAGCAGGTCATCCCGCGTGAACTCCGCCTCGAGGACTGGGGTGACGAGAACTGGGACTCCGAGGGCACGGACGCCGACCACGTCACGCTCGACGCCGCGGACGTCGGGAAGACGGTCCACTACTGCGGCCCCGTGGGGACCCACGATTCGATGAGCGACGTCATCGTCGAGCGCGCGAAGAGCGTCGCGGGCGACGAGGACGTGGGGTCCGTCGACGAGTCACACTCGTCGGCTCGTCAGACGGAGTCTGACGGTGGGTTCGGTCTCGCCGTCGTCGGGCACGGCACCGAGCGGAACGAGAACTCCGCGAAGGCGACGCACTACCACGCCGACCGCATCCGAGAGACGGGCCGCTTCGAGGAGGTCCAGGCGGTGTTCATGGACGAGGACCCCGAGGTCGACGACGTCGCTGCCCTCGTCGACACTGAGGACGTCGTGGTGGTACCGCTATTCGTCGCGGACGGCTTCCACACGCAGGAGGACATCCCTGAGGACATGGGACTGACCGCGGACGCGCTGGACGGCGGCTACCCGGTTCCGGGCGAGGTCGACGGTGTTCGAATCTGGTACTCGGGCGCAGTCGGGACAGAACCGCTCGTCGCCGACGTGATCCTGGAGCGCGCGGCGGACGCGGGTGCTGACGTCACGGACGCTATCGAGCGAGTGCGCGAGCAGACCGGCGGCGCCGGGAGTACGGGGTCGGAGGGCTCGCGTTCCGAGCGGGAAACCCGAGGGTCGCAAGCGATCAACGGGGGCGACTGA
- a CDS encoding LolA family protein, with the protein MASSARTAAVAVALAALLAASGCTALSLTPEDHPTPPTEDVEAQFGDLETLQATQVSTFASTNGTFDHGTAGNNTTTTRSRVRIDFTGTTRRYSRQLASPKRAGDFVVVNESATLVYDESENQATRIPRTRRLRMGDRGAHLARVVEAARSDGAVVEPADGVSPLPVVPATSSGPAVPTHEIDGYRVEYLGTRTVANRTAHGFRMTAVSAAAMDLNQTLWLDSEFYYPLRTNQTLRFDNQTMHVTTRLANVTFNGGLPDDAFQVDLPENATVNTTDVPETETFDSRAALAGSVETSVPDPDVPEGYAFERATHMDGNVSWGGDDSSRGNISQVSLQYTGDGGRLVVSKMTGGADDNGSWTKTTGDNVTVAGHDGRYLTTASSSMVTWSCDGHSYSVVATALDRDAILDVAASVACE; encoded by the coding sequence ATGGCTTCCTCCGCCCGAACCGCAGCGGTCGCAGTCGCGCTCGCCGCGCTCCTCGCGGCGAGTGGCTGCACCGCGCTCTCCCTCACCCCAGAGGACCACCCCACGCCCCCCACCGAGGACGTCGAGGCGCAGTTCGGCGACCTCGAGACCCTCCAGGCGACGCAGGTGTCGACGTTCGCGTCTACGAACGGCACGTTCGACCACGGAACCGCTGGCAACAACACGACGACGACCCGCTCGCGCGTCCGCATCGACTTCACGGGCACGACCCGTCGGTACAGCCGGCAGCTCGCCTCCCCGAAGCGCGCGGGCGACTTCGTCGTGGTCAACGAGTCGGCGACGCTCGTCTACGACGAGAGCGAGAATCAGGCCACGCGAATTCCGCGGACGCGGAGGCTTCGGATGGGTGACCGCGGGGCTCACCTCGCGCGAGTCGTCGAGGCCGCGCGGAGCGACGGCGCGGTCGTCGAACCCGCGGACGGCGTGTCGCCGCTACCGGTGGTTCCGGCGACGAGTTCGGGGCCTGCTGTTCCGACCCACGAGATAGACGGTTATCGGGTGGAGTACCTCGGCACGCGGACCGTCGCGAACCGGACCGCACACGGCTTTCGCATGACCGCGGTCTCGGCGGCCGCGATGGACCTGAACCAGACGCTGTGGCTGGACTCCGAGTTCTACTATCCGCTCCGGACGAACCAGACGCTCCGGTTCGACAATCAGACGATGCACGTCACGACGCGCCTCGCGAACGTCACGTTCAACGGCGGCCTCCCCGACGACGCGTTCCAGGTCGACCTCCCCGAGAACGCGACCGTCAACACCACAGACGTTCCGGAGACCGAGACGTTCGACTCGAGGGCGGCGCTCGCAGGGAGCGTGGAGACGTCAGTCCCCGACCCGGACGTTCCCGAGGGGTACGCGTTCGAGCGAGCGACTCACATGGACGGGAACGTCTCCTGGGGCGGAGACGACTCGTCGCGCGGGAACATCTCCCAGGTGAGTCTGCAGTACACCGGTGACGGTGGTCGTCTCGTCGTCTCGAAGATGACGGGTGGGGCGGACGACAACGGGTCGTGGACGAAAACGACCGGCGATAACGTGACCGTCGCCGGCCACGACGGTCGCTACTTGACGACGGCGTCTTCGAGTATGGTGACGTGGTCCTGTGACGGTCACTCGTACTCCGTCGTCGCCACGGCACTCGACAGAGACGCCATTCTCGACGTCGCAGCGTCAGTCGCCTGCGAGTAA
- a CDS encoding DUF7521 family protein: MNATYLAIVVVSFLSTVFGLFVGYQAYRGFRRHESTSMRYLSIGLILLTAVTFTAAFVGSALLQYGVIDPGLRNPFRLVVRVCQLLGLSCIAYSLYRRP; the protein is encoded by the coding sequence ATGAACGCGACCTACCTCGCCATCGTCGTCGTTTCGTTCCTGTCTACGGTCTTCGGTCTGTTCGTCGGCTACCAGGCGTACCGCGGGTTCCGCCGCCACGAGAGCACGTCGATGCGGTACCTCTCCATCGGGTTGATTCTCCTGACGGCGGTGACGTTCACGGCGGCGTTCGTCGGGTCCGCGCTCCTCCAGTACGGCGTCATCGACCCTGGGCTTCGGAATCCGTTCAGGCTTGTCGTGCGCGTCTGCCAGTTACTGGGCCTGTCGTGTATCGCGTACTCGCTGTATCGGCGCCCGTAG
- a CDS encoding ArsR/SmtB family transcription factor, with product MSEDSDPTNVLSVLDDGHARAILAAASTEPMSASELTETCDASKATVYRRIDDLTDHGLLEESIDVSADGNHHRVYRTTFRELTLDLEDGEFTTAVECESEDVADRFTRMWEGL from the coding sequence GTGAGCGAGGACAGCGACCCGACGAACGTGCTCTCGGTGCTCGACGACGGGCACGCGCGCGCCATCCTCGCAGCGGCGAGCACAGAACCCATGTCCGCCAGCGAACTCACCGAGACGTGTGACGCGTCGAAAGCGACGGTGTACCGCCGCATCGACGACCTGACCGACCACGGACTGCTGGAGGAGTCCATCGACGTCAGCGCGGACGGCAACCACCACCGGGTGTACCGCACGACGTTTCGGGAGCTCACGCTCGACCTGGAAGACGGCGAGTTCACGACCGCGGTGGAGTGTGAATCCGAGGACGTCGCCGACCGATTCACTCGCATGTGGGAGGGACTGTGA
- a CDS encoding DUF7523 family protein produces the protein MTLAAATRDAVDDHPFLRRALRAGVVNHAAAARFLDVDGDQEAVSAAVRRYGEDLAEYDAESRDAPVSMKSGVGPAEDGLLSVSGQGYGPGQGSMTALVATGDVDTRALSSALERLHTAGVEPDAAGVADDSLVVVVERRDGANALRIVEDALDALPANTE, from the coding sequence ATGACCCTCGCCGCCGCCACCCGCGACGCAGTCGACGACCACCCGTTTCTCAGGCGCGCGCTCCGCGCCGGCGTCGTCAACCACGCCGCAGCCGCGCGATTCCTCGACGTCGACGGCGACCAAGAAGCCGTCTCCGCGGCCGTCCGCCGGTACGGCGAGGACCTCGCGGAGTACGACGCAGAGAGCCGCGACGCGCCCGTGAGCATGAAATCGGGCGTCGGTCCCGCCGAGGACGGACTGCTCTCAGTCTCTGGCCAGGGATACGGACCTGGCCAAGGCTCGATGACTGCGCTCGTTGCAACCGGGGACGTCGACACGCGCGCGCTCTCTTCCGCACTCGAACGGCTGCACACGGCGGGTGTCGAACCGGACGCCGCTGGCGTCGCCGACGACTCGCTCGTCGTGGTCGTGGAGCGACGCGACGGCGCGAACGCCCTCCGGATAGTCGAGGACGCACTCGACGCGCTTCCGGCGAATACGGAGTAA
- the cysS gene encoding cysteine--tRNA ligase → MTLYVTNTLTGERERFEPQDPDDVLVYTCGLTVSDDAHLGHARLWVQSDVMSRWLDHLGYGVRHVQNFTDVNEKIVARIGEDDLGEDEASVARHYVESVIEDMRDLNLERATVYPRVSEHVPEIIDIVESLIEKGHAYESNGSVYFDVTTFEEYGELSGQRVEDVEAQGDENERSEKRHPADFALWKAGPVSPEDANEHRDPDLPPIEEPAGQTWESPWSEGRPGWHIECSAMSMAHLDSSIDVHVGGQDLVFPHHENEIAQSEAATGERFAAYWMHVRLLETEGEKMSTSLGNFFTAKNALAEFGVNVVRMFLVSTSYTQRQTYSEATIEEAQERAERLERAYDRAVDAVDSPNAYATAADEAFRAAVEDARADFRDAMNDDFNTRGAVTALLELATAVNRHVDAREDAGEAGTDADARYDYVALKDAVEAFEDLGGGVLGFVFDARDDGGDVALADDLVELVLDVREEEREAGNYERADDLRDRLEALGITVEDDGGETTFRR, encoded by the coding sequence ATGACGCTCTACGTGACGAACACCCTCACGGGCGAGCGGGAGCGCTTCGAGCCACAGGACCCGGACGACGTCCTCGTCTACACGTGCGGGCTCACGGTCTCGGACGACGCTCACCTCGGGCACGCCCGCCTCTGGGTGCAGTCGGACGTGATGTCGCGGTGGCTCGACCATCTGGGCTACGGCGTGCGGCACGTGCAGAACTTCACGGACGTGAACGAGAAGATCGTCGCGCGCATCGGCGAGGACGACCTCGGCGAGGACGAGGCGTCGGTCGCGCGCCACTACGTCGAATCCGTCATCGAGGACATGCGCGACCTGAATCTCGAGCGCGCGACGGTGTACCCGCGGGTGTCCGAGCACGTCCCGGAGATTATCGACATCGTCGAGTCGCTCATCGAGAAGGGCCACGCCTACGAGTCCAACGGCTCGGTGTACTTCGACGTCACCACGTTCGAGGAGTACGGCGAACTCTCCGGGCAGCGAGTCGAGGACGTGGAGGCCCAGGGCGACGAGAACGAGCGTTCGGAGAAACGCCACCCCGCGGACTTCGCACTCTGGAAAGCCGGCCCGGTCTCGCCCGAGGACGCGAACGAGCACCGCGACCCCGACCTGCCGCCCATCGAGGAGCCGGCGGGCCAGACCTGGGAGTCGCCGTGGAGCGAGGGACGACCGGGCTGGCACATCGAGTGCTCCGCGATGAGCATGGCGCATCTCGACTCGAGCATCGACGTGCACGTCGGCGGGCAGGACCTCGTGTTCCCGCACCACGAGAACGAAATCGCCCAGAGTGAGGCCGCGACGGGCGAGCGGTTCGCCGCATACTGGATGCACGTTCGCCTGCTGGAAACGGAGGGCGAGAAGATGAGCACGAGTCTCGGCAACTTCTTCACCGCCAAGAACGCGCTCGCGGAGTTCGGCGTGAACGTCGTGCGGATGTTCCTCGTCTCTACGTCGTACACGCAGCGCCAGACGTACTCGGAGGCCACCATCGAGGAGGCCCAGGAGCGCGCCGAGCGCCTGGAGCGGGCGTACGACCGCGCCGTGGACGCGGTGGACAGTCCGAACGCGTACGCCACCGCGGCGGACGAGGCGTTCCGCGCCGCCGTCGAGGACGCGCGGGCGGACTTCCGCGACGCGATGAACGACGACTTCAACACACGCGGAGCGGTGACCGCGCTTCTCGAACTCGCGACTGCTGTGAACCGACACGTCGACGCTCGCGAGGATGCGGGAGAAGCCGGGACGGACGCCGACGCGCGCTACGACTACGTCGCGCTGAAGGACGCCGTCGAGGCCTTCGAGGACCTGGGCGGTGGCGTCCTCGGCTTCGTGTTCGATGCCCGGGACGATGGTGGCGACGTGGCACTCGCAGATGACCTGGTGGAACTCGTCCTGGACGTTCGCGAGGAGGAACGCGAGGCGGGGAACTACGAGCGCGCCGACGACCTCCGGGACCGACTGGAAGCACTCGGCATCACCGTCGAGGACGACGGCGGTGAGACGACGTTCCGGCGGTAG
- a CDS encoding DUF6517 family protein: MNRRLGIGIALAVLVLSSGCLGFLSGPVTFSASKATVSENALSETGYEKARIQSNEVTRTFSVVNQSKNVTVTNWISMYERSVDLPLGGNQRAAVFSAFTTPEVSVLGQSFNPVEKYSNRELAALAQKQYGSLSVGNAVGNRTVEMLNQSATVTKFEGQATLKGGQSVDVYVHVTKVNHGSDYVVAVAIYPQRLDGEQQKVDALLKGLQHDSS, from the coding sequence ATGAACCGTAGACTCGGTATCGGCATCGCGTTGGCTGTACTCGTACTGTCGAGTGGTTGTTTGGGCTTCCTCAGCGGGCCAGTGACGTTCTCCGCGTCGAAGGCGACCGTCTCGGAGAACGCGCTCTCGGAGACGGGCTACGAGAAAGCACGCATCCAGAGCAACGAGGTAACGCGCACGTTCTCGGTGGTCAACCAGTCGAAGAACGTCACCGTCACGAACTGGATATCGATGTACGAACGCAGCGTCGACCTGCCGCTAGGCGGGAACCAGCGCGCTGCGGTGTTCTCGGCGTTCACGACGCCCGAAGTGAGCGTGCTCGGGCAGTCGTTCAATCCCGTGGAGAAGTACTCGAACCGTGAGCTCGCGGCCCTCGCCCAGAAGCAGTACGGGTCGCTGTCCGTCGGTAACGCCGTCGGGAACCGCACCGTCGAGATGCTCAATCAGTCGGCAACGGTGACGAAGTTCGAGGGCCAGGCGACCCTGAAGGGCGGGCAGAGCGTGGACGTCTACGTCCACGTGACGAAGGTGAACCACGGCAGCGACTACGTGGTCGCGGTCGCCATCTACCCGCAGCGACTCGACGGCGAGCAGCAGAAGGTCGACGCCCTGCTGAAGGGCCTCCAGCACGACTCGAGTTGA
- the pstA gene encoding phosphate ABC transporter permease PstA, translating to MSALEENALVSTETTFREYVSTGVMALGALLFLASWGVLFQWLNGETPVLGAGPVPSADLFTVFGALLVVMAVGIASVGAASRLGYVSATPSSTAGHVVGLLFGTVGFVTGGLVASQTIGMGPTGWVATAFVFGVGVAALGVLPREDVGSTFPPAVFLAFLGVLFVTGTIDTGWSWSPGDISATFVGSILVPCLTIVASLVGSWSAAKARAGFGTRGRERGAFYLVRLSVLGMLGVLALLVGFIVVNGFDTLTTNAHVGLGGHVDLPWIGYAVPFLDVKVPFVTNVSQSLFIDVPGLAPSILGTLWLVLGAMLFAVPLGLAAAIFLAEYTESRRFRQVVEVATNGLWSTPSIVFGLFGLAFLVPRIGGGKSLLAGQLVLGFMLLPLVVITSYESITAVPDEYRDASAALGVSQWQTIRSTVLPAAMPGVITGIILGVGRIAGETAPLLLVYGGSPFSNRNPNVLSRFEFSTSPPFVSNAALMERGSALPYQLYTSITSGRLPGQGAPFSVEEFGWGTALVLLIVVLSFYAVGIASRVYFRRKLSK from the coding sequence ATGAGCGCGCTCGAGGAGAACGCGCTCGTCTCCACGGAGACGACGTTCCGGGAGTACGTGTCGACGGGCGTGATGGCCCTCGGCGCGCTCCTGTTCCTCGCGAGCTGGGGGGTGTTGTTCCAGTGGCTGAACGGGGAGACGCCCGTCCTCGGTGCGGGGCCAGTCCCCAGCGCGGACCTGTTCACGGTGTTCGGCGCACTCCTCGTCGTGATGGCCGTCGGCATCGCGAGCGTCGGGGCCGCGTCCCGGCTCGGGTACGTGTCCGCGACGCCGTCCTCGACTGCCGGTCACGTCGTCGGCCTGCTGTTCGGCACCGTCGGCTTCGTCACCGGCGGTCTGGTCGCGTCACAGACCATCGGCATGGGCCCTACTGGCTGGGTCGCAACCGCATTCGTGTTCGGCGTAGGTGTCGCCGCGCTCGGCGTGCTTCCCCGGGAGGACGTCGGCTCGACGTTCCCACCCGCGGTGTTCCTCGCGTTCCTCGGCGTGCTGTTCGTGACGGGAACCATCGACACCGGCTGGTCGTGGTCTCCCGGGGACATCTCCGCGACGTTCGTCGGCTCCATCCTGGTGCCGTGCCTGACCATCGTCGCGTCCCTCGTCGGGTCGTGGAGCGCTGCGAAAGCCCGGGCCGGCTTCGGCACGCGTGGCCGCGAGCGCGGCGCGTTCTACCTCGTCCGACTGAGCGTGCTCGGGATGCTCGGCGTGCTCGCGCTGCTCGTCGGGTTCATCGTCGTGAACGGCTTCGACACCCTGACCACGAACGCACACGTCGGTCTCGGCGGCCACGTCGACCTGCCGTGGATTGGGTACGCCGTCCCGTTCCTCGACGTGAAGGTGCCGTTCGTCACGAACGTCTCCCAGAGCCTGTTCATCGACGTTCCCGGACTCGCGCCGTCCATCCTCGGCACGCTGTGGCTCGTCCTCGGCGCGATGCTGTTCGCCGTGCCGCTGGGGCTCGCTGCGGCCATCTTCCTCGCGGAGTACACCGAGAGCCGTCGGTTCCGACAAGTCGTCGAGGTCGCGACCAACGGCCTCTGGAGCACACCCAGCATCGTGTTCGGACTGTTCGGGTTGGCGTTCCTCGTCCCCCGGATCGGCGGCGGGAAGTCCCTGCTGGCGGGCCAACTCGTGCTCGGGTTCATGCTTCTCCCGCTCGTCGTCATCACGAGTTACGAGTCGATCACCGCGGTTCCGGACGAGTACCGGGACGCGAGCGCTGCGCTCGGCGTCAGCCAGTGGCAGACCATCAGGAGCACGGTGTTGCCAGCGGCGATGCCCGGCGTCATCACGGGCATCATCCTGGGTGTCGGCCGTATCGCTGGTGAGACCGCGCCGCTCTTGCTCGTCTACGGCGGCTCCCCGTTCTCGAATCGGAACCCGAACGTGCTCTCGCGATTCGAGTTCTCCACCTCGCCGCCGTTCGTCTCGAACGCCGCGCTGATGGAACGCGGGAGCGCGCTCCCCTACCAGCTGTACACGTCTATCACGAGCGGTCGGTTGCCAGGCCAGGGCGCGCCGTTCTCCGTCGAGGAGTTCGGCTGGGGAACAGCGCTCGTCCTGCTCATCGTCGTGCTCTCGTTCTACGCGGTCGGCATCGCGAGCCGCGTCTACTTCCGGCGGAAACTGTCGAAGTGA
- the pstC gene encoding phosphate ABC transporter permease subunit PstC has product MLSRVTERFENYRSRNDDAGLVVLAITALSLVAAFVLFYQHSRWTVVPVASFFVFSVVGWVRYQATTARGLTFVMTVATVGVLALIVTFLFVRAWPAFEQMGFEMLYRSEKPLWPPREGTPWSLAPMIVGTMVTTLIATLVAAPVGIAGALYVSEIASDGVREVVKPGIELMAGIPSITYGFIGFVVVNDFFYDEFQTSTIGNYFTVGVMIGIMALPTIVSVAEDALSTVPESMKSGALAVGTTNWQTMKSVTLPSAFSGVSAAVLLGVGRAMGETMAATVMIPHTKGFPDPVYDVFGGVGETLTTVIAFEGGNAGGRHVQGLFAAGVVLFVMVLVLSVTAQVIQARMRSRYGGDR; this is encoded by the coding sequence ATGTTATCCAGAGTCACCGAACGTTTCGAAAACTACCGGTCCCGGAACGACGACGCCGGACTCGTGGTCCTCGCGATCACGGCGCTGTCGCTCGTCGCAGCGTTCGTGTTGTTCTACCAGCACTCGCGCTGGACAGTCGTCCCCGTGGCGTCGTTCTTCGTGTTTTCCGTCGTCGGTTGGGTTCGGTATCAGGCGACGACCGCGCGCGGCCTGACGTTCGTCATGACCGTCGCCACCGTCGGCGTCCTGGCGCTCATCGTGACGTTCCTCTTCGTGCGGGCGTGGCCGGCGTTCGAGCAGATGGGATTCGAGATGTTGTACCGCTCGGAGAAACCGCTCTGGCCGCCTCGCGAGGGGACGCCGTGGTCGCTCGCGCCGATGATCGTCGGCACGATGGTGACGACCCTCATCGCGACGCTCGTCGCCGCACCGGTCGGCATCGCGGGCGCGCTGTACGTCAGCGAGATCGCGTCCGATGGTGTGCGTGAGGTCGTGAAACCGGGAATCGAGTTGATGGCCGGGATTCCCTCCATCACGTACGGGTTCATCGGGTTCGTCGTCGTGAACGACTTCTTCTACGATGAGTTCCAGACGTCCACGATTGGGAACTACTTCACCGTCGGCGTGATGATCGGCATCATGGCGCTGCCGACCATCGTGTCGGTCGCCGAGGACGCGCTCTCGACGGTCCCCGAATCGATGAAAAGCGGTGCGCTCGCCGTCGGCACGACGAACTGGCAGACGATGAAGAGCGTCACGCTCCCGTCGGCGTTCTCCGGGGTGTCGGCCGCAGTGCTCCTCGGCGTGGGCCGCGCGATGGGGGAGACGATGGCGGCGACGGTGATGATTCCCCACACGAAGGGGTTCCCCGACCCGGTGTACGACGTGTTCGGCGGCGTCGGTGAGACGCTGACGACGGTCATCGCGTTCGAGGGCGGGAACGCGGGCGGCCGCCACGTCCAGGGGTTGTTCGCGGCGGGCGTCGTCCTGTTCGTGATGGTGTTGGTGTTGAGCGTCACCGCACAGGTCATCCAGGCCCGCATGCGCAGCAGGTACGGTGGTGACCGATGA